One part of the Bdellovibrio sp. KM01 genome encodes these proteins:
- the lon gene encoding endopeptidase La, with product MSEGKVTQLPLLPLRDLIIFPHMMMPLFVGREKSINALEEAMAKQTDIVLAAQKDAKTNNPEPKDIFAIGTVGTIIQLLRLPDGTVKVLVEGKRRVKIKNFVNNDNFFMVAVESLDEDGTNVVEAQALVRSVKTTFETYVKLNKRIPPEILMRVSTIENPGELADIIVAQLNLKLEDKQAVLEIIDASKRLEHLLNLMTGEIEILEVEKKIRTRVKKQMERSQKEYYLNEQMQAIQKELGEKDDYQAELQDLEIKCKNKKMSQEAKDKVMKEIKKLKLMSPMSAEATVVRNYIDWILSLPWQDYSEEKHDIKNAQRILDDEHFGLEKVKDRILEYLAVLSISKDMKGPILCLAGPPGVGKTSLAKSIAESLNRSFARISLGGVRDEAEIRGHRKTYVGAMPGKIIQALRKVDKGNPLVLLDEIDKMANDFRGDPSAAMLEVLDPEQNSTFQDHYLEVEYDLSKVMFIATANSLHTIPRPLLDRMEIIQLEGYIEQEKFHIAKNYLVPKQLENHGLKDHKVTVKDEAIRDIIRFYTREAGVRNLERQVANVCRKVAKDIVMNETLNDFKGESTAKKATGKTAAAKKGAKGAKTSTKAETGKNAGYVVTSQKLVELLGPHKFKFGQIEAENEIGLTNGMAWTEVGGDLLAVEVSVVPGKGKFTVTGQLGDVMKESCAAAMSYVRSRGPLFGLDKEYFANIDVHIHLPEGAVPKDGPSAGIALTTSIVSAITKIPVKRTVAMTGEVSLRGRVMAIGGLKEKTLAAHRGGIKMIICPKENEKDLKDIPKEVMKDLKVILVDHVDQVLINALDVKNPKEIFKIQKEREFGIKAQYTGQQNVAHH from the coding sequence ATGAGCGAGGGAAAAGTAACACAACTACCGCTTTTGCCCCTAAGAGACCTCATCATTTTTCCACATATGATGATGCCTTTGTTTGTAGGTCGCGAAAAGAGTATCAACGCTCTAGAAGAAGCGATGGCCAAACAAACAGATATCGTTTTGGCGGCACAAAAGGACGCTAAAACGAACAATCCCGAACCCAAGGACATCTTTGCGATTGGTACCGTAGGTACGATCATTCAGTTGCTTCGCTTGCCGGACGGAACTGTGAAGGTTTTGGTTGAAGGTAAACGTCGCGTAAAGATTAAGAATTTCGTAAACAACGACAACTTCTTCATGGTGGCTGTGGAGTCCCTGGACGAAGATGGTACGAACGTAGTTGAAGCACAAGCGCTTGTTCGCTCTGTGAAAACAACTTTCGAAACGTACGTGAAATTGAACAAACGCATTCCACCTGAAATCTTGATGAGAGTTTCGACTATCGAGAACCCGGGTGAGTTGGCTGACATTATCGTGGCTCAATTGAACTTGAAGCTTGAAGACAAGCAGGCAGTTCTTGAGATCATCGATGCCAGCAAGCGTTTGGAACATTTGTTGAACTTGATGACGGGCGAGATCGAAATCCTTGAAGTGGAGAAAAAAATCCGCACTCGCGTGAAGAAGCAAATGGAGCGCTCTCAGAAAGAGTACTATTTGAATGAGCAAATGCAGGCTATTCAAAAAGAACTTGGCGAGAAAGACGACTACCAAGCTGAGCTTCAAGATCTAGAGATCAAATGTAAGAACAAGAAAATGTCTCAAGAAGCTAAAGACAAAGTGATGAAAGAGATCAAGAAATTGAAGCTTATGTCACCGATGTCAGCTGAAGCGACAGTTGTTCGTAACTACATCGACTGGATCTTGTCACTTCCATGGCAGGATTATTCCGAAGAGAAACATGACATCAAAAATGCTCAGCGCATTTTGGATGACGAGCACTTCGGACTTGAAAAAGTTAAAGACCGTATCCTTGAGTACCTGGCAGTTCTTTCGATTTCGAAAGACATGAAGGGCCCTATCTTGTGCCTTGCAGGTCCTCCGGGCGTAGGTAAAACATCGTTGGCGAAATCAATCGCTGAATCTTTGAATCGTTCTTTCGCACGTATCTCTTTGGGTGGCGTGAGAGACGAAGCAGAGATCCGCGGTCACAGAAAAACGTACGTAGGTGCGATGCCAGGTAAAATCATCCAAGCTTTGCGCAAGGTTGATAAAGGCAATCCACTGGTTCTTCTGGATGAAATCGACAAAATGGCGAACGATTTCAGAGGTGACCCTTCAGCAGCAATGCTTGAAGTTTTGGATCCAGAGCAAAACTCTACGTTCCAAGATCACTATCTTGAAGTTGAATACGATCTTTCAAAAGTAATGTTTATCGCGACGGCGAACAGCCTTCATACAATCCCACGTCCATTGTTGGATCGTATGGAAATCATCCAGCTTGAAGGTTATATCGAGCAGGAGAAATTCCACATCGCGAAAAACTATCTGGTTCCAAAACAATTGGAAAACCATGGTCTGAAAGATCACAAAGTTACGGTTAAAGATGAAGCTATCCGCGACATCATCCGCTTCTACACTCGTGAAGCGGGCGTCCGTAACCTTGAAAGACAAGTTGCGAACGTTTGCCGTAAAGTCGCTAAAGATATCGTGATGAACGAAACTTTGAATGACTTTAAAGGTGAAAGCACTGCTAAGAAAGCGACTGGTAAAACAGCTGCTGCTAAAAAAGGTGCTAAGGGAGCTAAGACTTCTACGAAAGCTGAAACCGGTAAAAATGCAGGTTACGTTGTAACTTCACAAAAACTGGTTGAGTTGTTGGGACCTCATAAATTCAAATTCGGTCAAATCGAAGCTGAAAATGAAATCGGTCTTACCAACGGTATGGCTTGGACAGAAGTGGGCGGTGACTTGTTGGCTGTCGAAGTAAGTGTCGTACCTGGTAAAGGTAAATTCACGGTGACGGGTCAACTTGGTGACGTGATGAAAGAATCTTGTGCGGCAGCGATGAGCTACGTACGTTCAAGAGGTCCTTTGTTCGGTTTGGACAAAGAATACTTCGCGAACATCGACGTGCACATCCATTTACCAGAAGGCGCAGTTCCTAAGGACGGTCCTTCAGCAGGTATCGCATTGACGACTTCAATCGTGTCAGCAATCACTAAGATCCCGGTTAAACGCACAGTTGCGATGACGGGTGAGGTTTCCCTTCGTGGTCGTGTGATGGCGATCGGTGGTTTGAAAGAGAAAACTCTGGCAGCTCACCGTGGTGGCATCAAGATGATCATCTGTCCTAAAGAGAATGAAAAAGATCTTAAGGACATCCCTAAGGAAGTGATGAAAGACTTGAAAGTCATCCTTGTGGACCATGTGGATCAAGTGTTGATCAATGCTTTGGATGTTAAAAATCCAAAAGAGATCTTCAAAATCCAAAAGGAACGCGAGTTTGGTATCAAGGCTCAGTACACAGGACAACAGAATGTTGCTCACCACTAA
- a CDS encoding ATP-binding protein — MTREQSKWAHTNSLSLKLLIATWAVSSFATLVLTAGQLILDYQKDFDKLQNNFSIIKNSYLDSMAEHLWSYDTRLLEIQLDGLSRLQGVSYLKLVADNKTIYETGVTDPAEESHRSFEILHKNTNEVLGTLDVELDVRNLREKYFHEAIWIFIRQAAKTMIVVFCLYFIFNRIVVVHIKRIVEHLTSDERTRGELRLNRPHSEVKDELDILVDSINKFKIELLEANQQLEQLNQALEHKVMNRTRELTTKNQSLEKAMLQIKRMQATLVAQEKLASLGSLTASVAHEIRNPLNFVLNFSELLSESEDTEEIREISRVILKHSQRIDQIVRSMQILSGYDSDILEATDVNEVVKKSYQLTIANRALGSAYIPPKVNYRLADSVQAQTYSASLSRALSNIIDNSIHALEKKVLTEKNFDPELTISTAVRGDNVEISIRDNGIGIPSILGEKVFDPFLTTKAPGEGAGLGLTVAFNIAQKHGGTLKYSSEFGQWTEFVMSLPMVHERIHA; from the coding sequence GTGACACGCGAACAATCCAAATGGGCTCATACCAACTCACTGAGCCTCAAGTTGCTTATAGCGACTTGGGCAGTCAGTTCTTTCGCCACGTTAGTTTTAACGGCGGGCCAGCTTATTTTGGATTATCAGAAAGACTTCGACAAGCTGCAGAATAACTTCTCCATCATCAAGAACTCCTACTTGGATTCCATGGCCGAACACTTATGGTCTTACGACACTCGCCTTTTGGAAATCCAACTGGATGGTTTAAGTCGTTTGCAAGGCGTGAGCTATCTGAAACTGGTTGCAGATAATAAAACGATCTATGAAACCGGCGTCACGGACCCAGCCGAGGAAAGCCACCGCAGCTTCGAGATTTTGCATAAAAATACCAACGAAGTTTTAGGAACACTAGACGTCGAATTGGATGTCAGAAATCTGCGCGAAAAGTACTTCCACGAGGCCATTTGGATTTTCATCCGACAAGCTGCCAAAACCATGATTGTGGTTTTCTGTTTGTACTTTATCTTTAATCGCATTGTGGTTGTGCATATCAAACGTATCGTCGAGCATTTAACGTCTGATGAGCGCACCCGTGGAGAACTACGCCTGAACCGCCCACACAGCGAGGTTAAGGACGAACTTGATATCCTGGTCGATTCCATCAACAAGTTTAAGATTGAACTTCTGGAAGCCAATCAGCAGCTGGAACAGCTGAATCAGGCCCTTGAACACAAGGTCATGAATCGTACCCGCGAACTTACGACGAAAAATCAAAGCTTGGAAAAAGCCATGTTGCAGATCAAGCGTATGCAAGCCACCTTGGTGGCTCAAGAAAAACTGGCATCCCTGGGTAGCTTGACAGCCTCTGTGGCGCATGAGATCCGCAATCCACTGAACTTCGTTTTGAACTTCAGTGAACTTTTAAGTGAGTCTGAAGACACCGAAGAAATTAGAGAAATCAGTCGTGTTATTCTTAAGCACAGCCAGCGTATCGATCAGATTGTTCGCTCCATGCAGATCCTATCTGGTTACGATAGCGACATCTTAGAGGCGACTGATGTAAATGAAGTTGTAAAAAAATCTTATCAGCTAACTATTGCCAATCGTGCATTAGGTTCTGCTTACATCCCGCCCAAGGTGAATTATCGCCTGGCTGACTCTGTGCAAGCACAAACATACTCGGCTTCACTAAGCAGAGCTCTGTCAAACATCATCGATAATTCGATTCATGCTCTTGAGAAAAAAGTTTTAACTGAGAAGAACTTTGACCCTGAATTGACAATCTCCACTGCAGTTCGCGGGGACAATGTGGAAATTTCTATTCGTGACAATGGCATCGGCATTCCATCAATTTTGGGAGAAAAGGTATTTGATCCTTTCCTAACTACCAAAGCACCTGGAGAAGGAGCTGGACTTGGGTTGACTGTCGCATTTAACATTGCCCAAAAGCATGGCGGCACATTAAAGTACTCGAGTGAGTTCGGTCAGTGGACTGAATTCGTAATGTCGTTGCCAATGGTACACGAAAGAATTCATGCATGA
- a CDS encoding carboxymuconolactone decarboxylase family protein: MKFFLPLLAPLLFFFVAFAAQRPSEKVVAQNPEAQKAYDEIRNTMGMVPTFLKEFPQEGISGAWQEFRDVQLNPTTALTPKTKELIGLAVAAQIPCTYCIYFHKRAAKFNGASPEEINFAIAIAADTRKWATFWEGSPIAFPKFKMDVDKMIANLKNKKPGTVVEHETTPLIGDADGAYRDMESTLGFTPAFVKPYAAKGIAGAWNEHKMLSMNSKAPLAPATIDLLSVAVSAQASCPYCVYIYTEFAKLHGANEEQLRETVAMAGLTRHWSTFLNGLQQPPKEFEREVDQIFARLEEKKIQMDKQISSRK, from the coding sequence ATGAAGTTCTTTTTGCCTTTGCTTGCACCGCTTTTGTTCTTTTTTGTCGCCTTTGCGGCGCAAAGACCTTCAGAAAAAGTTGTGGCGCAAAATCCGGAGGCTCAGAAAGCCTACGATGAAATTCGAAATACCATGGGTATGGTTCCAACATTTCTAAAAGAGTTTCCGCAAGAGGGGATTTCCGGTGCGTGGCAGGAATTTCGCGATGTGCAGCTAAATCCCACGACGGCACTGACACCGAAAACCAAGGAGCTGATTGGGTTGGCGGTCGCTGCACAGATTCCTTGCACATACTGTATCTACTTTCATAAGCGTGCAGCCAAGTTCAATGGTGCCTCTCCTGAAGAAATAAATTTTGCTATCGCTATTGCGGCGGACACTCGCAAGTGGGCGACATTTTGGGAAGGTTCTCCGATTGCATTTCCAAAATTTAAAATGGACGTCGACAAAATGATCGCGAATCTTAAAAACAAGAAACCTGGAACCGTCGTTGAGCACGAGACAACTCCCTTGATAGGGGATGCGGATGGTGCCTATCGTGACATGGAAAGTACTCTGGGTTTTACGCCTGCATTCGTAAAACCCTATGCGGCTAAGGGAATTGCGGGCGCCTGGAATGAACACAAAATGCTGAGCATGAACTCCAAGGCCCCTTTAGCACCGGCGACTATTGATCTATTGAGCGTGGCAGTGTCAGCCCAGGCGTCATGTCCTTACTGTGTTTACATTTATACCGAGTTTGCAAAACTTCATGGAGCCAATGAAGAGCAGCTGCGAGAAACAGTCGCGATGGCGGGGCTTACTCGTCATTGGAGTACCTTCTTAAATGGACTTCAGCAGCCCCCAAAAGAGTTCGAGCGTGAAGTCGATCAGATTTTTGCACGTCTGGAAGAAAAGAAAATCCAGATGGATAAACAAATTTCTTCTCGTAAGTAA
- the fghA gene encoding S-formylglutathione hydrolase yields the protein MEVKLLKSHKTFEGKTQFWEHDSTSTKTKMKFSTFVPGGLVKGCVIWLSGLTCTDENFITKAGAQKYLAEHQLMVICPDTSPRGLQLPGEHESYDFGSGASFYVDAKTEGYANHYRMFTYISEELFDLIQTQFQIPKNKISIMGHSMGGHGALVIGLRESTKFQSISAFAPIVNPTQCPWGEKAFTGYLGSDKSTWSQYDATELVRSGARHENIILIDQGLADEFYEKGQLLTPQLEKACLEVGQNIEVKYRGEYDHSYYFIATFIENHIKHHAKFLT from the coding sequence ATGGAAGTAAAACTTCTAAAGTCACATAAGACATTCGAAGGTAAAACTCAATTTTGGGAACACGATTCCACATCGACGAAAACCAAAATGAAGTTTTCAACTTTCGTTCCTGGGGGATTGGTTAAGGGTTGTGTGATCTGGCTTTCGGGACTGACCTGCACCGACGAGAACTTTATCACCAAGGCGGGCGCGCAAAAGTATCTGGCAGAACACCAATTGATGGTGATCTGCCCGGATACCTCCCCGCGTGGACTGCAATTGCCGGGCGAGCACGAGTCTTATGATTTCGGCTCTGGAGCAAGCTTTTACGTGGATGCGAAAACCGAAGGATATGCAAATCACTATCGCATGTTCACTTATATTAGCGAAGAGCTATTTGATTTGATTCAGACACAATTTCAAATTCCGAAGAATAAAATCTCGATCATGGGTCATTCCATGGGTGGCCATGGAGCGCTGGTGATCGGTCTTCGTGAAAGTACAAAGTTTCAATCAATCTCGGCCTTTGCTCCGATTGTGAATCCAACACAATGCCCTTGGGGTGAAAAAGCTTTCACTGGCTATCTGGGCTCAGATAAATCCACTTGGAGCCAATATGATGCAACTGAATTGGTTCGCAGTGGTGCCAGACATGAAAACATCATTCTTATCGATCAGGGTTTGGCAGATGAGTTCTATGAAAAGGGTCAGTTGCTAACCCCGCAATTGGAAAAAGCCTGCTTGGAAGTGGGACAGAATATCGAAGTAAAATACAGAGGTGAGTATGATCACAGTTATTATTTCATCGCGACGTTTATTGAGAACCACATCAAGCACCACGCAAAGTTCTTAACGTAA
- a CDS encoding DMT family transporter, with product MNSSALLLLTSAFLHASWNAIAKTTKDKEAFLFVAMTVSNLVIAISLILFPDEFSAGNPVGWAILSGLSEGAYFVTLAWSLKQSQLGKAYSIMRGGAMIFVWIISTVFMGETASALQALGAVFVLGGIVVLSFPSLGERNGETSGWFAKVPWAWVCALFIGGYHLSYHQALHHGAEPKSLFAVAMVISWPFLWFAITGERVSRVKHVVRTESVKAIAAGIAANMSFVIFLYGLKVSVPGFAISLRNASIFFAVLFSFFLKESLSRIQIVGALVVGTGAVLLSL from the coding sequence ATGAATTCAAGTGCCCTTTTACTTTTAACTTCTGCTTTTCTTCATGCCAGCTGGAACGCTATCGCGAAAACCACCAAGGATAAGGAAGCATTTCTATTTGTTGCAATGACTGTCAGCAATCTGGTCATTGCAATTTCTCTTATACTCTTTCCAGATGAATTCTCGGCCGGAAACCCAGTGGGTTGGGCAATACTCTCCGGATTGTCAGAGGGTGCATACTTTGTAACTCTTGCGTGGTCTTTAAAACAAAGTCAGCTGGGTAAAGCGTATTCTATCATGCGCGGCGGAGCGATGATTTTCGTATGGATCATATCCACAGTCTTCATGGGCGAAACAGCGTCAGCTTTACAAGCTTTGGGTGCTGTTTTCGTGTTGGGCGGAATTGTGGTGCTTAGTTTTCCAAGCCTTGGCGAAAGAAATGGAGAAACTTCTGGATGGTTCGCGAAGGTGCCCTGGGCCTGGGTTTGCGCTCTGTTCATTGGCGGATACCATTTAAGTTATCACCAGGCATTGCATCACGGGGCTGAACCCAAAAGTCTTTTTGCGGTTGCGATGGTCATCTCGTGGCCATTTCTGTGGTTTGCGATCACCGGGGAGCGAGTGAGTCGCGTGAAACACGTCGTGCGCACTGAAAGCGTTAAAGCTATCGCTGCAGGAATCGCAGCTAATATGTCGTTCGTGATATTTCTTTACGGATTAAAAGTTTCTGTGCCGGGATTTGCAATTTCACTTAGAAACGCATCCATCTTTTTTGCGGTTCTATTTTCATTTTTCTTAAAAGAATCACTGAGCCGAATTCAAATTGTTGGCGCCTTGGTGGTGGGAACAGGAGCCGTGCTTTTAAGTCTCTAA